CGATGCCTTCTCCGAGGAGAAGAAGGACGAGAACAAGGGCGAGTTCAAGACGATCGGCAGCGCCGAGCGCCGCGTGTACAGCCTCATCGGCGCGGGGCGCGACGTGCGCAAGCTGGTGGAGCTGAGCTGCCTGGGCGAGTTCGAGACCTGGAAGGCGCTCGTCAACCTGCTCAACCTCGAGTACATCCGGGCCCTGCAGCCCTCGGGCCTGTCGGGCCTGTCGTCGTCCGCGCGCGGCGGGGAACTGATCGTACGGCTGGGCGGCGTGCTGGCGCGTGCCGCGGTCACCCTCCTGGTGATCGCCGCCCTGAGCTTCGTCGCCTCGCGGCTGCGGCCGGATACGTGGGACTTGCAGGGGGCGTCGGCCTCCTCGTACTCGGACCCGGCCGCCCAGCGCCTGGTGTCTCGTGCCCAACAAGTCCGAATCGAAGCCGCGCTGGAGGTGTTCCGACTGGAAAAAGGCAACCTCCCCGAACGATTGGACTCCCTGGTGGAAGTGGGTCTGCTGCGCAACGAAGACCTGCGCTACCCCTGGAGGGATGATTACTATTACCGTCGTACGTCGGACCGGCAGTTCATCCTCCTGCCCCCCTTGCGCT
This sequence is a window from Cystobacter ferrugineus. Protein-coding genes within it:
- a CDS encoding DUF4388 domain-containing protein, with the translated sequence MALTGTLKDFGIADILQLIGQQQKTGVLYLKSKDQDVQVFIRDGNIVRAESITRKKKDLLGNMLVAAELITPQQLASALEIQKRTLKRLGDVLTSTGAISAEKLKQMMRLQVTESLYGLFSWKAGDYEFKQEESVQVDADDLAPLRAESVLMEGFRMVDEWPHLRKKLSNEATTFEKLKELPPQKAQDKEDDFDASFDDAFSEEKKDENKGEFKTIGSAERRVYSLIGAGRDVRKLVELSCLGEFETWKALVNLLNLEYIRALQPSGLSGLSSSARGGELIVRLGGVLARAAVTLLVIAALSFVASRLRPDTWDLQGASASSYSDPAAQRLVSRAQQVRIEAALEVFRLEKGNLPERLDSLVEVGLLRNEDLRYPWRDDYYYRRTSDRQFILLPPLR